From a region of the Arachis ipaensis cultivar K30076 chromosome B09, Araip1.1, whole genome shotgun sequence genome:
- the LOC107615188 gene encoding protein MAIN-LIKE 1-like: protein MKEKLHERIPQADPHCPRCSAAPESALMPQRCIRSMRRQQGMRLDDRYVPYLQMAGLYHLARLNDRWFRLDEALDVAYQLGLPVDGRYVSGCLSEFHIYIEGGRPAWVWFQELLGVTPPPSQVQKYAVNCSWFQETFGECPEDADEETVYRYARAYIMMLLGTQLFADKSGNWIHIRWLPYVARLEELGTYSWGSAALAWLYRCMCRVANRHVVKLAGPLQLLQSWIFWRFPRFRPAGYETFSWPLASRWSGYNPSGSEKGPRVAMWRLRIDRLQDREFIWMPYSSPDVLQVLHPEVLEPRHMALWCSVTALIYFAVIDWHQIDRVLLQFGGVQPPPPP from the exons ATGAAAGAAAAGCTTCATGAGCGCATACCTCAGGCAGACCCGCATTGTCCTCGATGCTCTGCCGCTCCAGAATCAGCCCT AATG CCCCAGCGATGCATtaggagcatgcggcggcagcagggcatgcgactTGATGACAGATatgttccgtacttgcagatggcagGTCTATACCATCTTGCAAGGTTGAACGACCGATGGTTCCGGCTAGACGAGGCCCTT gacgtggcataccagctgGGTTTGCCAGTGGACGGCCGTTACGTGAGCGGGTGCCTGTCAGAGTTCCATATATACATCGAAGGTGGCCGTCCAGCCTGGGTctggttccaggagttgcttggAGTTACACCTCCTCCTAGTCAGGTTCAGAAGTACGCAGTGAACTGCAGCTGGTTTCAGGAGACTTTTGGTGAGTGCCCTGAGGATGCAGATGAGGAGACTGTGTACCGATATgcccgtgcgtacatcatgatgttgttgggcacgcAGCTGTTTGCGGACAAGTCTGGGAACTGgattcacatcagatggcttccgTACGTAGCGAGGCTGGAGGAGCTGGGTACCTACAGCTGGGGTTCTGCAGCACTGGcttggttgtaccggtgcatgtgccgagtggcgaaCAGACATGTCGTCAAGTTAGCGGGCCCGCTTCAGCTACTTCAGTCTTGGATCTTTTGGCGCTTTCCTCGATTTAGGCCTGCAGGATATGAGACGTTCAGCTGGCCATTGGCCTCGAG ATGGTCAGGTTACAATCCTTCCGGGAGCGAGAAGGGTCCTAGAGTGGCGATGTGGAGGCTCAGGATAGACCGGTTACAGGACAGGGAG TTTATATGGATGCCGTACAGTAGCCCCGACGTACTTCAGGTTCTGCATCCAGAGgttttggagcctcggcatatggCGTTGTGGTGCTCTGTGACCGCGCTGATCTACTTTGCTGTCATAGATTGGCATCAGATAGATCGTGTTCTTCTGCAGTTTGGAGGGGTACAGCCCCCTCCgccgccctga